The region GTGGGCCCTCCAGCTCATGCAAGGAGAAGCAAGAGGGGGCAGCCCCACCGAGACAGAGGTAAGGCGGGGTGAGGTGATGGTGTATGTGCAGCCAGACCGGCTCTGGGGCCAGGGGCAGAGACGGGGTAAGGGCCATGGCCCACAGGGGAGGAGGCAAGTCAGGGCCTGGTACCGGGGAGGGGTCTGGGTGCCCGCTGCCTGCTGAGGGCTCCACACCCAGCTACCTCCTACACAGGAATCTAGTGCAGGGTGGATTTCCCACAGTGGGGATGGGGGCTTCTGGGTGGGCTGGGATCAGTCAGGGACCTCAGGGTGGGCAGGCAGTCCACTTTCACCACGCCGGTAGGTCTCCCAGAAGCCCCTGTCTAGCTGCTCCAGCTGTGAGCCCAGTGGCAGGTGGCCGGCCAAGTGCATTCGGAGGGTCTCCAGCCATTGCTCCAGCTTCACGAAGGAGGGCCTGGGGTGacaggtgaggggagagggacGGTGGGTTCTGGCTTTGCAGGGGACTGGCCCACCCCCAAGGCTGCCCAGGTTaagccccaccccactcacctctTCTCGGGATCCAGATCACAGCAGCGCACGGTAATGGGGAAGAAGCTCGGGGGACAGTTTGGGGGACAGTAGCGGTCCAGGAAGCCTCGCACATTGAGGCCGAAGTCCATGGTGCGGGGAAGATAGTCGGGGTCGGCGTTCACCCGCCCGATGATCTGTCCCGCACAGGGCAAGCAGTTACCCAGGGGCCCTTGGGGCTGGGCGCCACCCAGGGGGGTTTGTAAGCAGGTCACACTGGGCCTGGATGCAAATTGCTGTGGGCAGCCCAGTTCCCAGGAGCCTCCCTGGCTTGAGAGGCCTGCGCACttccagcctgcagcctgggagggtggggagtggagaggagcCACTGGGCCTGATGCCAACTGCTGCCCACCCTGGGACTTACCTCACACAGAACGATTCCAAAGGAAAACACATCCACCTTCTCATCATAGCTTCGGCCTAGACAGAGAGACTGATGGTTACTGGGTGAGGCAGGGCCAGGAAGGTGAGCTGGCAGGGGGCACTGGGCCAGGGACTGGCCAGCCTCGTGGATGCCCAGGCCAGCAGGTCAGATGCTCTGTCCCTAGCCCCACCAGGTCTGAGCAAACTGTTGTGGGGTGAGGACAAGAGCCCTGGGCAAGGGGTTCCAGGCCCAGCTCAGGCACTGACAAGCTGTATGACTCTAGACAAGTCACAAACTTCATGGTGGCCCTGAAAGATAACCACACCAGACCCCTGGCACCTGCGAGTGTTATTTCATTGGAAATACGGTCTTTGCAGATATGatgaaggatcttgagatgagataaTCCTGGATTATCTAGGCAAGCCCTAAATGCcatcacaagtgtccttataggaaagacagaagagccctgacttgtgtggctcgtgggctgggcgtcatcccgcaaagtgaagtCTGAcacttcaattcctggtcagggcacatgcttgggtttcagattcagttccccagtcagggcgcctacgagaggcagctgatcaatgcttctctcttacatcgacgtttccctcccttcccctctctgtaagaataaatacataaaatcttcttaaaaagagagagagacggaaGAGAAGGCACACAGCAGAGGAGCCAGTGGCCACGGGAAGATGGAAGCAGAGATTAGAACGATGTGGCCAAAAGCCTGAGAATCCCAAGGCGGGGGCTAGAAGCAGCGCAGgatgaaccctcccccacagtcGGCAGCGGGTGCAGCTCTACCTCTGCCTCCCAGAACTTTACATAAAAGagtacatttcctttgttttaagccacccacttGGTGGTGATTTGCTACAGCAGCCTCAGGAACTGATATGgactctttaagcctcagtttcctcatctgtaaaatgggaagaaaaccaTCTAATTCACGATGTTTAATACAGCCACTTGTTTATTGAATGTTGCCCAGTTTATAACTTTAATCCTCATGCCACCCCTTCAAGATAGGGGCTgttagcctcattttacagatgaagttaTTTGGGGGGCTGTGTTAGCTTCGGTCAGAGCTGGCGCTGAGATGACCCTGTGTTGGCACGTCACCTGCCTGTGGAGGGGCTTTATAACCCACGGTCTAGGCATACATAGGACCACTGTGTAACAGgcctgattaaaaaaagaaagggagtggggtgggggtgagagggtgagagagagagagagagagtgagaataaCGGTCCCCAGTGATGTCACATCCTGAGCCCTGGAATCCGTAAATATGCGGCCTTATATGGGACTGTGCAGGTGTGACTAAggtaaggatcttgagatggagagattacCTTGGATTATTGGGGTGAGCCCTGTGTAATCACAAAGGTCCTTatgaaagagggaggagggtcaGAGTTAAGGAGAGAGATGGGACACTGGACACAGATGTCAGAGAGAAGATGCCAGGCTGCTAGCCTTGCGGAGGAAAGGGCCACCACCCGAGGAAGGAGgcggcctctagaagctggaaaaaggaACAgatcctcccctagagccttcagaaggaAGTAGCCTTGCTGACACCTAACTGTAGCCCGGTGAGACTGCTGTTGGACTCCTGATCTCCAGAACCACACAAtgattggggtttttttaggtcaagtgtgtggtaatttgttacaccaGCAATAGGAAACTCATATAGGACTTGAAGTGGAAGTggaggggccagggaggccaggggTCAGGTGGCTGAAGATCTGCCTGGGATCCCTGGGTCCCTGGGGCATTTGACAGGTGGGGCCGCCCACTCACCGTTGATCATCTCGGGTGCCATCCAGTACGGGTTGCCTACCACTGTGTAACGCTTTTTTCGGTCTGGTTTCTTGAGGCTTCGCAGGTCCTGGGGCTGAGTCTTCTCATCCACCATGAGCCGCGCCAACCCAAAGTCAGCCACCACCACGGTCTTGTTCTGGGGTGATGAGGAAGCAGGGCCACACTGAGCAtgctcctgcccccccccccccaccagctacCTGCTCCTAGCCCGGACCCCACACCAACCCACAGCCAGCCAGAGAACACACCTCTGACACCTGGGGGCCTGCCGAGGGGGTGGCAACCCCGCTGCTCAGAGGGGCTCAGGTGCAGAGTGAGgaccccttccttccccaaaccCCTCTGCTCTTTGTGAATGGAGCTTCCCAAAGCTTCAGCAAACAGCAGTGTGGCCCCACTCccctatttattatttatctcttAATTCTCCAACAACCTGGTACATGCTACCTTACAGATGAGGTGACTCAGGCCCTGAGAGGTTAAGAaagttgcccaaggccacccagctggCCAGGGACAGGACTGGGATTCAAAAACCCAGGACTCTGGAGCCCCTGGCTCTACTGTGTCAGGTGTGGTGGAGCCCCTCCCGGGGCCTGGGCCAGAACCCTGGCAGAGTTGGGGTGCTGACTGCTATGTCTACCTACAAGGTGGGAAAATCAGGGACAGAGCCTTTGAGAGACgagggacaggcagggaggcccagggaaCAGTGTCAAGTCAGGGGGCTGGGGAGGTCCTCTGAGTaccccacagcccagcctctTAAGCTTGGTGCCTGGGGCCCTGGAATTCTGGGCCCTATTTGCCAGCTCCAGGATGGGCCACTGTTAGTGGACACTGACGAGTGGGCACAGAGCGGCTGAGGTGGcagggccccaggcaggtggcagTTAGGGCCAGGCTCACTCTGAAGGGAGGAACCCTGTGTCACCTTTGGGTGTGACACAGATGTGGATAGTCACCTAGAAAGGACTCTACAGAGACGGCgaatgggaggggggaggcatTTGTGGCCCACACCCACGTCAATGGGGCCTCAGGGCTCCATCTCCTCAGGGGTAATACCAGGTGGGAGGTTAGCTGAGGGGTCTTGACCTGGGGTCCCCAGACTCCTGGGCAGTGGTTCTTGAACGCCAGGGTCCACCAGGATTGTCCAAGTGCTGGTTCCTGCCCCATTCTTTTCAGAAGGCCTGAGGTGGGTGCGGGGAGGGGGTCTCCGGACTGTGCACTTTCAATGAGTCTCCCAGGACTTAATGGTACAAGGTCTGCAGACTCCGCTATGGGAAGCAGCTCCAGGGAAAGCAGCCAGGGGGACCGCTGCATTCTCAGAGGCCCCAAACTGGCAGCCAAGGTTTTGGTTGTGCACGGATGCATTCTGGGGACAGAAGGGCTCACGACTCTCATCGGATTCTCAAAGGATGGGCCATGCTGTGGGATCAAGGCTGTGACAGATGACCCTGTCCTCACCCTGCCCAGAGCACTGGCTGGAACTTGCAGTGACGCCCATTGCCAGCAGGGGCAGCCTAAGCAGGCTCCTTGGGAGGCCTACGGAGTGGATCCAGCCTCACCCACCTCTCTGTGCTTACTGGCCACTGCTTCCCACAGCCCATCGGATCCCAGAGGGCTGAGACCCCACTTGACAGTGAGCAACTCGAGGCTCCCTGACCGCCATACCGCCGGGCCTTTGCCTGTCGCACTCCCACCATCGGAAACACTCTTCCCGCACTGAATTCACTGGGCAAACACCTTCCTGGAGACCCTCCTCTTCCTGGGCTGGGTCTCACCCTGCCTGGAGTGCAGTGGGTCATGTCCCCCAGCAAATTCACGTCCGCCCAGAACCTCCGtgtgaacttatttggaaatagagtctttgcagataCAATTAGTTAGGATGAGGTTGCATGGGatcggcggggggagggggggtggcgcCCTCAATCCAatgtccttatgagaagaggaCACACAGACACGCAGGGGGAAGAAGGCCACGTGACGATGGAGGCAGACTGCAGTGATGCAGCTACAGCCAAAGGACGCCAAGCAGTGACAGCAGCTGCCAGAAGCTACTCTCTCCAGGAGCCTCTGGAGGGGACCAGCCCcgtcaacaccttgattttggacctcCGGCTTCCTGAACCCTGAGAACATGTTTCTGTTACTTTACAGCACCCAGCCTGCGGTACTGTGTTCTGGCAGCCCCAGAAACCTCTCCAGCTGGGCATGGTcagtcctccctcctcttctttctgaAATCGCCTGTGGTGGTTTCACTCCagactccctgcccccactgccccccacttAAGTATGTCCCCCCAAGCCTCTTTCAGAAAGCCTGCCCTGACCACCCCAGCCCATGCGCCCAGGCCTGACTGTAGGCCCACAGCTGTGGGTGCTGCCCAAGGCAGGCCTGGCCACTCTGCCATGGCTGTTCTCGGTGAATGCCACACTCCTGGTCCTCTACGGTCTACACATCAGCTTCTCCTTTGCTGACGTGTCAGACCCTCCTACAACCTGCAGgtcagaggctcagagagctccAGCCACACTGCAAGCGAGGTCTGTTTGCCTCCTGCCCTTGAGCTGCTTCCCCACGGGCCTAACTGGAGTGGAGGCATCTACCCAGGGCTGTTCAGAGAAGGCCTCGAGGCCAGGAGTGCAGTGTGCAGGGCTCCTGTTGCCCACCCTCCAGGCCCAGCTGCTCACCTCGCGGACCAGGCAGTTGTGGGAGTTGAGGTCCCGGTGGATGATGTTCATGGAATGGAGgtaggcctgggggtgggggcacggaGGTCAGGAGGCAGTGCGCTGAaggaccccagccctggcccccagagcctcccacctcccctcccactcaGGCCAGCTAGGGGTGCTCTTCCCACTCTCCATTCAAGCCCCTCTGCCCACTCTCAAAGCTTCCTTGTGGTTTCCATTTCTAAATTCCTTGTGGAATTTTAGGTTAGCAGAGGGTAAGTGTTTATAAGTGGGGTGGGGTCACCCAGCCCAGACCCCTAAGTTCGAACCAGAGCCTACTCACCATCCCTGAAGCAATATCCTTGGCAAAGCTCACTCTCTGACTCCATGGGTACTGGctgtcctggggggtgggggtggagaaacaATGGCCAGGAGGGGCCAACGAGGCCACCGTGGCAGGACAAATGGGTGAGAGGGAAGCAGGAGTGGCGAATGTCCTGCAGGATCCGAAAACCCCTACTCTCTTCTGCACCCACACCCGTTCCTTCTCAGGGGTGGGGGGTAAGTAATTCCAAACAGTTTTCTAACAGACTGACTTCAAACAGTAAAGGGGGGCCGTGGGGTGGGGAATACTTCTCTCTAGTTCCTGACCACCACCTCTgagaaaaaaagcttttttatCTTACACAACATcccattctttaaaatttaaaaaaaatctgaagctaCTTTCTTGGACCATCAGAGATAGGCGGGCCCAGTGGGGTCACCTGCGGAACGCCAGCCACGCACTCAGGAGCGAAGGGATTTGGGCTCCAGTCATGCGGGGAACACTGTCTCTCGCCGAGTCCCCTAGGAGACCTCCAGCAGGAGGTGAGGCCACGAGAGCTAATTAAAGACTCGGGGTGCAGTTAGGGAACCGGAGCCGGTGCAGCGCTGCGTTTCTGAGTAGTACCCGACCCCAGAGTCCCTCTGAGGAGTTATGTGTTAGGAGCCCACAGGAGCGACACTTGGGCAACGCCAGGCAATTCAGTCGAGGGGTGAGGAACCCGCGGCGGGTGTGGGAGGCGGATGGGATCTCGAGGTGTGGGGGTGACGCTGAGAGGGCCCTAGTACTGGGTCCCAGGGTCACTGCCAGCAGCACGAGCACGCTAGACGCGCCTCTCCAAGCACTCTGTTTCTAAAGATGgctctgtaattttttaaaagaaagttctgAATTTTATGGAACGTGGCGAACAGTGCAAATTGTTTGGTTTCACTGGAAGCAAAACAAAGGCCCACTATGAAGAGTAACGGGAGGGGCCTCTCCTCAGGTGTTTGACCCGTGGCAGGTGTGGCTGCGTCAGGCCTGTGGCCCCGAAGGGAAGCTAATTCGAGACAACCTGTGTGTCCCTCAGCAACGCTGCCAcccttctctgggccccagctTTTCCCCAGCTTCAGATGGAGTCAGTGTGGCCCTACTGGATTCCTCCAAATCAGGCTTTGGAGGGTCTCTGAGACCAGAGGCTGACCCCACCGAAGAGCGCCGGGGCCCAGAGGGgaggtgcctggcacagggcagccCAGCACTCACCATGCTCTTGATGATGCCTCGGAGGGTGCCCCCCTTGATGTACTCGGTGATGAAATTGAGCCTCTTGTCCTTGTAGAGCACCCCGATGAACTTGAGCACATTGGGGTGCTCCAGGCATCGCATGACCTTGACCTGGTAGAGAGCAAACAGGCTGGGCCCGGGGCTGTGCCCatatctccttctccctccactgTCCCAGAGGCCACAGACAGTGCCAGCGATGGACGAGCCTCCCCGCCCCCTGGGGCTCCTGTCAGTGGGTCACCCGATGGTCACTGTGTTCTTTGTTCAAGCTGCTCAGACCCCCAGGGGTGGCCCTGTCCTTCCCGCCCTTCTGGCAGATACTCTCTTCTTTCAATATGTGAGTTGAGTGTCCTGTCCTCTGCCACCCCCTCTCaatgggggaaaggggtggggaccACAGCATGTTCCAGATGTCTGGTGAAGAGGATGTGGCAGTGACACTCACTGACCTCCTTGAGAAATGTCCTCTGTGTCTCCTCGTCGAACCGGATCAGCTCCTTCATCACCATCACCTCACCTGTCTCCCGGTGTGTCACCTGCATGGGGACACCGAGGcatggagacagacagacaaggctCTGCTCTGAGCCCGACTTGTCGGAGGCCCTGTCCCTACCCCAGGACTGCCAGGGAGGTCAATAGTCAGCctcaacatcttcacagacatttCCTGGCCCTCAAGGGCAGAAGGCCTTAAtacctttacagatgaggaaactgaggcccagaggtttCCTAGCAGGGCCCAAGGTCAGCCAGCTGGCAgggaagaggggttgctgggagCTTGGGCCCAGGACTGCCTGACCAGAGGCCAGCTCTTTCCTCCGCTCTGCTGGGCTGTCTCCAGCAGGGGGAATGTGGCTCTACCAGGGACTCCTCCCCTGGCAAGAGGACCAGGGACAAcggctgggggccagggccaATCTCAACACAGGCATGTGGGTGGCCTTGCCTGGGCTTTTTGTATAATCCTGAACTTCTAGCCTAGTCACAGCCAGTGACATGAGAGCCAGGGAAGGGCTCATGTCTCAGCCAGGGAGAGTATGAGGGGGAAGCAGCCGCAAGCCCCAAGTGGGCTGGCATCAAGCTCAGTACGAGGCCTTCAGGGTCTGGTTGGGCTGCCCTCTCATCCCCCACCTTCCAACAACCTCCTCCATATGAGGTTCTGGGTCTATCTGGAGTAGGTCCCCTCCCTGTCACTAGCTCAGGGAGGCCTAGGTGGAGGTGAGTACTGGCCAGGAAGTCTGGAGCCCCTTCCACGTGGATTCCTACAGGCAttggtgggaggaggcagaactGAGACCCCCGCTCCCACTCCCGGCCCACCCCTGCCTGGCATGCCTTCTACCTTGATGGCCTGGCCGAAGCAGCCCTTGCCCAGCACCTCCCCGTGGATGAGGTCCGATGGCCGGAAGATGCGGTGTGGCCGGCAGACCACGCGGAGGGACTCAGAGCGCCCCAGGTCCTTGcgctgggaggcaggggagccCAGCGAGCCGGCACCTGGAGACCTGTCGATGCTGCAGCTCCTCCTGggggacacacacacaagcccagTGCCACAGGGGCAGGGGGACACCTGGCTGAGGCCCCCAGGGGCGGCCAGGCCTCAGCCTGCCCCTTTCCTTTTGCTTGTCATGCTCCTCTCTCTGTCAGTCTATACACAGGTGCCTGGCCTGAGAGGGGAGCACAGGGCAGCTCTCCCGGGGCGGTCACAGGCTTTCGCCCCATCC is a window of Desmodus rotundus isolate HL8 chromosome 1, HLdesRot8A.1, whole genome shotgun sequence DNA encoding:
- the LIMK1 gene encoding LIM domain kinase 1 isoform X1; this translates as MRLTLLCCTWREERMGEEGSELPVCASCGQRIYDGQYLQALNADWHADCFRCCECSASLSHQYYEKDGQLFCKKDYWARYGESCHGCSEHITKGLVMVAGELKYHPECFICLTCGTFIGDGDTYTLVEHSKLYCGHCYYQTVVTPVIEQILPDSPGSHLPHTVTLVSIPASAHGKRGLSVSIDPPHGPPGCGTEHSHTVRVQGVDPGCMSPDVKNSIHVGDRILEINGTPIRNVPLDEIDLLIQETSRLLQLTLEHDPHDTLGHVAGPEPSPLVSPAHTPSGEAGSSARQKPVLRSCSIDRSPGAGSLGSPASQRKDLGRSESLRVVCRPHRIFRPSDLIHGEVLGKGCFGQAIKVTHRETGEVMVMKELIRFDEETQRTFLKEVKVMRCLEHPNVLKFIGVLYKDKRLNFITEYIKGGTLRGIIKSMDSQYPWSQRVSFAKDIASGMAYLHSMNIIHRDLNSHNCLVRENKTVVVADFGLARLMVDEKTQPQDLRSLKKPDRKKRYTVVGNPYWMAPEMINGRSYDEKVDVFSFGIVLCEIIGRVNADPDYLPRTMDFGLNVRGFLDRYCPPNCPPSFFPITVRCCDLDPEKRPSFVKLEQWLETLRMHLAGHLPLGSQLEQLDRGFWETYRRGESGLPAHPEVPD
- the LIMK1 gene encoding LIM domain kinase 1 isoform X2, which codes for MGKQPVCGPTPAPVLPIGPQSPCCGELQRMLASPLRRRCFLRRAKCCECSASLSHQYYEKDGQLFCKKDYWARYGESCHGCSEHITKGLVMVAGELKYHPECFICLTCGTFIGDGDTYTLVEHSKLYCGHCYYQTVVTPVIEQILPDSPGSHLPHTVTLVSIPASAHGKRGLSVSIDPPHGPPGCGTEHSHTVRVQGVDPGCMSPDVKNSIHVGDRILEINGTPIRNVPLDEIDLLIQETSRLLQLTLEHDPHDTLGHVAGPEPSPLVSPAHTPSGEAGSSARQKPVLRSCSIDRSPGAGSLGSPASQRKDLGRSESLRVVCRPHRIFRPSDLIHGEVLGKGCFGQAIKVTHRETGEVMVMKELIRFDEETQRTFLKEVKVMRCLEHPNVLKFIGVLYKDKRLNFITEYIKGGTLRGIIKSMDSQYPWSQRVSFAKDIASGMAYLHSMNIIHRDLNSHNCLVRENKTVVVADFGLARLMVDEKTQPQDLRSLKKPDRKKRYTVVGNPYWMAPEMINGRSYDEKVDVFSFGIVLCEIIGRVNADPDYLPRTMDFGLNVRGFLDRYCPPNCPPSFFPITVRCCDLDPEKRPSFVKLEQWLETLRMHLAGHLPLGSQLEQLDRGFWETYRRGESGLPAHPEVPD
- the LIMK1 gene encoding LIM domain kinase 1 isoform X3 yields the protein MVAGELKYHPECFICLTCGTFIGDGDTYTLVEHSKLYCGHCYYQTVVTPVIEQILPDSPGSHLPHTVTLVSIPASAHGKRGLSVSIDPPHGPPGCGTEHSHTVRVQGVDPGCMSPDVKNSIHVGDRILEINGTPIRNVPLDEIDLLIQETSRLLQLTLEHDPHDTLGHVAGPEPSPLVSPAHTPSGEAGSSARQKPVLRSCSIDRSPGAGSLGSPASQRKDLGRSESLRVVCRPHRIFRPSDLIHGEVLGKGCFGQAIKVTHRETGEVMVMKELIRFDEETQRTFLKEVKVMRCLEHPNVLKFIGVLYKDKRLNFITEYIKGGTLRGIIKSMDSQYPWSQRVSFAKDIASGMAYLHSMNIIHRDLNSHNCLVRENKTVVVADFGLARLMVDEKTQPQDLRSLKKPDRKKRYTVVGNPYWMAPEMINGRSYDEKVDVFSFGIVLCEIIGRVNADPDYLPRTMDFGLNVRGFLDRYCPPNCPPSFFPITVRCCDLDPEKRPSFVKLEQWLETLRMHLAGHLPLGSQLEQLDRGFWETYRRGESGLPAHPEVPD